From the genome of Pelosinus fermentans DSM 17108:
CATACGCCCTCTTTGCCCTCTGTAAATCTTACCGTCTGTTGGTTCGGTAATCACAACAAATTCTGGTTTCAGCTTATCTTCATTAATGATATATTGCCAGCAAAGTCCATCACAATCTTCTTCTTGCACAGAGCCAACTACCACTAATGTATAGTCCTCTTCCAACTTGAGATCTTTGATGATTTTTCCCGCATACACCATGGAAGCCATACCGCCTTCCTGGTCACTGCCGCCACGGCCAATAATAATTTCGTCATCTTCATAACCTTCATAAGGATCATATTTCCAATTTTCAGGATTGCCAATACCCACAGTATCAATATGAGCATCCATTGCAATCAAATGTGTACCATGACCCATATAACCCAGAATATTTCCCATAGGATCAATTTCTACCCTGTCAAAACCGACTTTTTCCATTTCTTCTTTAATGCGGAGTATCACTTTTTCCTCTTGGCAGCTTTCGCTGGGAATAGCAATCATATCCCTCAAAAACTTACTCATATCAGGTTCATACTTTTTTGCTAATTCTAAGACTTTGTTAAAATCGACTTTCAAAATGTCAGCCCCTCTCTAACTATTTTTATAATATGTATCACTATTTTGGCTACCCTTAATTCTTTATGTAGCAGAATTAGAGGATAGAAATGGCAACGAAGTGATAATACCTTGGAATATGAGCGCCATCTGAACTGCTTCTCGCAAGGAAAGTATCTCTGTGAAGTCTTTCTTCAACGCCATCTCCTTGATTGCAAAATCAGGAGATAAGTGAACCGTAACGAATGGATTTTCAAATACTACGCCATCTTTCGTTACAGAAAGTTTCGACTCTATGCCGTCTGCCCGTCTATAAATGATATTTCCTTGAATGTAAAACGCATTATCTTTCTCTTGTTTAAAATCATTTTCTCTGAGAAACAACCTTGGTTTATCCATATATGGCTTACCATTATGGACACAAAAGGAAGCACAATTGCCGCATTCATTACAAAAATCATCAAGATGAATAATTTGACGATGCTGATTAACAGTAAAACTTTCTTTCCCTACCACCATCAATGTGCCATTTTGACAAGCAAGTGTGGATAAGATTGTTCGTATTGGTGAAATAATGTAGGTGTAATTAGCCCGATTAGGACAGACTTCAACGCACTTATCACAGAAAGTAGAACACTGCATACATCGAGCTGCTTCCTGACGAGCAGCTTCTTCTGTAAAGGTTTGCTCAATAAGGTTGAAACCAATGCGCTCAGCCACTGGAAGCCGATTAGGCATAAGTTGGACTTCTTTTCTGGCGCGAACTTGTTTTACTTTTAAAATATCTGCTTCAGAAAGTATTGTTCCAGGACAAGTCCCTTGTTCAAAAACAATACCAAGCTCTTGGCAAATCGATTCCGCTGCTCGGCGTCCATCCTCACAAGCTTGAATCACAATAGCTGGTCCACGAGTAGCGTCACCACCTGCATATACACCCTTCTTACCTGTTATGCCTGTTTTAGCATTAACAGCAATCCTACCGTTTTTATGTTGAAATACGGAACTACCATTCAGAAAGGTAACATCTGGACTTTGCCCAATTGCGACAATAATAGAATCTGCTTTTATTACAAACTCACTACCTGGAATATGTACTGGATTTCTTCTACCGTCAGTATCGGCTTCACCTAACTGATTACGCAAGCACTCCAGGGCCACCACCTGGCCATCTTTTACAATCACTTGCGTTGGCGTAGCAAGTGCTTCTAATCGGTTGCCTTCTTCAAAGAGTTCTTCCTTCTCCTCATCCGTAGCTGGCATTTCCTGCTTAGTTCGCCGATAAACAACCGTTACTGGTTTACCTGTAATTTGCTGGGCGGTACGAGCTGCATCCATGGCAGTATTGCCACCGCCAATTACCAGAACATTGGAACCTAAATCCGGCTTTTCACCTTTGACTACAAGCTCTAGCAGTTCAAGAGCAGAATAGACACCTTTTGCTTCCATTCCAGGAATGTTCAAACGAGCATCTTTCGAGAAACCACAAGCTACATAAACGGCATCAAAACCATCTTTTAACAACTCCTCTGGAGGGGTAGTAATTGGATGAGAAAGTACTATTTTTACACCCATATCTGTTATACGATCAATATCATTTTGTACTACATCCTGAGGAATCCTAAAAGCTGGAGCTATCGCTGGCATGCCGCCTGCTTTATCCTTCCCTTCATAGATAGTAGTCTGAATACCATTTAATGCTAAGAAAGCTGCTGCTGCCAGCCCTGAAGGTCCTCCACCAATGATTGCTGCCTTTTTGTCAGTCTTAGCTTTTAGCAGTCTATTAACCCTGCCTTTTTCAACAGCAAATCGTTTCAAGGCTCTAATCGCTACTGGTTCATCATAGTTATTCCGAGTACAGCGGGTCTGACAGAGATGAGTACAAATATACCCGTTGATTGCTGGCAGAGGATTACGAGCTAAAATTACCTCCAGAGCCTTATCATATTCGCCATTTGCAATCAGCCAAGCATATTCGGGAACATCTTGGCATACTGCACACTGTTCTATACAGGGAGCTGTTACACAATCAAACATATCAAGATTAGATGAAACTTTAGGTAGATCATATGGATGATAACTTTTTTTATAACGTTTATTTATTAGTGCCTCTGCAGCTGCATTCTCTAAATTAACCATTTTATTGCCAGCAAGTTCCTCTAGAGTTCTCGCGCCACGCTTTGCCATTTCATTTTTCAAGTTCTCTAAATATTGGACAAATCTAGAATAGCCGCCAGGTT
Proteins encoded in this window:
- the ygfK gene encoding putative selenate reductase subunit YgfK produces the protein MSHTMKVQPFEVILTWILKEFEEKQSIFGIHQSLFYTPSKENPYTIKNMFGSYLATPIGTAAGPHTQLTQNIICTWLSGGRFIELKTVQIMDELEISRPCIDMEDEGYNVEWSQELKLDQSANEYIKAWALIHILHNMLGFTHLPVGTIFNMSVGYNLEGIKSPAMTRFMNRMADASEEIAQIKAVLEDQFPQFADLEIPTQLTNNVTLSTMHGCPPDEIGKIACYLMEERKMHTTVKLNPTLLGKERLMSIIHDDLGYKDIDIPDAVFAHDLQYERALELIKMLQKVAAEQKLIFGIKLTNTLAMKNYKGNLPGDEMYMSGRALYPIAMNLYNEILKEFRGDLNVSYSAGADAFNLTDILASGAKSVTVASDLLKPGGYSRFVQYLENLKNEMAKRGARTLEELAGNKMVNLENAAAEALINKRYKKSYHPYDLPKVSSNLDMFDCVTAPCIEQCAVCQDVPEYAWLIANGEYDKALEVILARNPLPAINGYICTHLCQTRCTRNNYDEPVAIRALKRFAVEKGRVNRLLKAKTDKKAAIIGGGPSGLAAAAFLALNGIQTTIYEGKDKAGGMPAIAPAFRIPQDVVQNDIDRITDMGVKIVLSHPITTPPEELLKDGFDAVYVACGFSKDARLNIPGMEAKGVYSALELLELVVKGEKPDLGSNVLVIGGGNTAMDAARTAQQITGKPVTVVYRRTKQEMPATDEEKEELFEEGNRLEALATPTQVIVKDGQVVALECLRNQLGEADTDGRRNPVHIPGSEFVIKADSIIVAIGQSPDVTFLNGSSVFQHKNGRIAVNAKTGITGKKGVYAGGDATRGPAIVIQACEDGRRAAESICQELGIVFEQGTCPGTILSEADILKVKQVRARKEVQLMPNRLPVAERIGFNLIEQTFTEEAARQEAARCMQCSTFCDKCVEVCPNRANYTYIISPIRTILSTLACQNGTLMVVGKESFTVNQHRQIIHLDDFCNECGNCASFCVHNGKPYMDKPRLFLRENDFKQEKDNAFYIQGNIIYRRADGIESKLSVTKDGVVFENPFVTVHLSPDFAIKEMALKKDFTEILSLREAVQMALIFQGIITSLPFLSSNSAT